GATGGTGTACTGCTGTTCGTCGACGTGGTGGACCAGTTCGCTGGTCGCGACGGGGGTTGACACCGATTTGTGGGACAGCAGGGTGATGCCGGCGTGTTCGGCGCCGTCGACCTGCGACAGGGTGGCCTGGACGACCCGTTCCCAGATGGCGTGGAGGTCGGGTTGCGCGCTGAGCTGACGAGCGAGGCCGGCCAGCAGGTCGGGGTCAGGGTGTGCCATGGCGGCAGGCTCCTGAGTCAGCAGGGCAGAGACGAAAGGTTTCGCTTCCAGCCTGATGTTCGGGGCGCACTCCGGCTACCGCCCCGAACGCACGATCGGGATGCGGGAAATGCGAACTGCGCAGCCGGCTCTTGGCGTGCGGCGTGCTCGGTCGGCGCGGTGGGCGACGCGTCGTGGTCGCGCGCGTTACCCGTGCAGCCGTCGCAGGGTCACGTGCGGGTGTTCGCCGTAGGCGGCGTGGTAGGCGGCGGCGAAGCGGCTCAGGTCGACGTAGCCCCAGCGCAGCGCGACGTCGGTAACGGTGGTGCCGTCCGCAGGGTGCGCTGCTTGCAGGTCGGTGCGGGCGAGGTCGAGACGGACGCGGCGCAGGTAGCGCATGGGGGTGGTGTTCAGGTGCCGGCGGAACGCCAGTTGCAGGGCGCGGACCGAGACGTAGCCGGCGCGGGCGATGTCGGCGACGCTGATGTCGAGGTCGGGGTTGGCCTCGATGAACGCGATGGCGCGCCGCACCGATGCGGGTGTCGCGTCGCGGCGGGTGTCGGCGGTCTCCGGTGGTTCCAGGCCGTACCCGTGCAGCGCGGTGGCCGCGAGCAGCCGCTGCGCGTTGCCGACGATGAGGGGGTTGGCCGCTGCTCGGGGGTCGGCGAGCACGGTGCCGGTGACGAAGTTGACGGTCTGTCGCCACAACCGGGCCGCGTCGGGCGGCATCGGGTCCAGCCGCAGCCGGCTCGTCGGGTCGAATGCCTGCTCGCCGGTGACCTCGGCGAACACGCTCAGCGGCAGCCCGACATTGCCGTTGGCGTAGTCGCTGAAAGAGGTGCGGTATTCCACTCCGGGCGGGGCTGACATGAAGACGTCGCCGACCCCGTACTGCCGGACGACGTGATCGACCTCGATCTCGATGGTCGATCGCGAGACCGCGACGATCCACACACGGTCCAGGGGAGTCATGTCCAGTTCGATGGTCAGCGTGTTGGACATCGTGTCCGCGGACATCTGGCCGGCGGCCCAATGGCTGTGCCGAAAATGGAAGTCGTCCTTGACGCCGCTGATCCGCAAGTGGTTGTCGGCGTAGGAGTCGCGCATCAAAGCGTGCACCTGCTCGGGATCGGCCGTGGCGAAGCTGCTGTGTGCCGGGGTGGTCATCGCGTCCTCCCTTGCCGTTGGGGCGGATCAGTGCCCAGGATGTGGCTGGGCAGCGTGCCGTAGGCGTCACCGTAGAGCACGGCGAACCGGTCGGATTCAGCGAATGCCCAACGGGCGGCGATCGCGGCGACGGTGTCCCCGCGGGCCGGGTCGGCTGCCTGCAACTCGCGGTGCGCGCGCTCAAGTCGCACTCGTTTGGCATAGCCCAGCCGGGCGGGCCGAGGGCGGGCCGAAGAACACGTCGACGATCCAGATGAACAGGATCAGCGCGGTGCAGCCGGGCGGCCACCAGGCGGGTGGCGGGCAGGCCGGCCAGCACCAGGCGGCGGTCGGCGGGCCGTGCCGCGGATCTGGCAGTACGGGGGCCGCGACCAGCACGAACACGAGCGGGCGTGCTCCGGGTGCCGGTCATCGGGACACCGCCTCGCCGTCGCGGAGCGCGACTATGCGATCGAAGCGAACCCGGCGTCAACTCTTGTCCGGCTCCAACGGGCACGGCGACGATCGACGTGCCCATGGGAACTTTCCGGTTCCACCTCTTCCTCATCCCCGCTGACGTCAGGCTCCGCAGAGCTGGTAGCTGGAATCGTTGTGCTGCATGGCGTGTTCATCGCAGAGGTACGGGTTGCCCGGCCCGTCTCCGACCTCGTGGCGCAGGCTCGATCCGGGGCAGCAGGCCCTGCTGGTGCCGGTGTACCCGTGCAAGGGCGAGACCTTCGCCAAGATCTGCACCGGGTCGCCGCCGACCGCCCCTCCTGCTCAAGGCAAGCACCGCATGCACGGGTAAATCCGCAGGTCATCGCCTCGCCGGACGGCACGATCCTCTGAATGTCCGGCCAACTGCCGGGCAAGACCGGCGACCACGTCACCACCCCGTGGTCACGGGCATGTGCAAGGCGTGGTTGATCCCGGTGATCAGGTGGTCCTCGCGCAGATTGGTCCGGGATCGCCTGGTGATCGCGACCGACGGCACCATCCAGCGAGAGGGTGCCCGGAGGCGTTTCCACCGACCGGCACGGTGGGGCCCTCGGGGCCCGCGGAACGTCCGGCACACCCCGGGGCCACCGTTCGCGCCCCCGACGGCGTCCGACCTGTCCGGCGCCGTTCGCGAGGGAGAGGTGCGCGGCGACCACCCCAACAGAGCAACTGGTTCCCGACTGCGGCAGGTGCGCGCAAGGTAACGTTACGGCGTTCCGGATGAAACACGTTCGACATCGGCCGTCGCTGTACTTCAACGGTCGAACTGCACCCCGCCGACGCGGTGCGAACTCTTCGAGAACCCTGGTCCGACGCGGTGTCCGCGCTGTCCGAAGGGATCGAACAGTGGTCGAGCAGGACGAACTGGACGGCGTGCACCTGCCCGTGGTGGTGGTGGGTGGTGGGCAGGCCGGGTTGTCGATGAGCCACCGGTTGGGTGAGCGCGGCGTCGAGCACGTGGTGCTGGAGAAGAACACCGCGGGCGGCGAGTGGAGTTCCCGGCGGTGGGACTCGTTCTGCCTCGTCACGCCCAACTGGCAGTGCCGGTTGCCGGGGTTCCCGTACTCCGGCGACGACCCGCACGGGTTCATGGGGCGCGAGGAGGTCGCGGCCTACCTCCGCGACTACGTTCGCTCGTTCGGACCACCACTGCGCGAAGGTGTCGAGGTCACCCGGCTCCGGCGCACCGGCAAGGGATTCCAGCTCACCACGACCAGCGGTGTGCTCACGGCCGACCAGGTCGTCCTGGCCACCGGGCCGTACCAGGTGCCGCGCATTCCCCGCCTGGCGGAACGGGTGCCGGAAACCGTCCTGCAAGTGCACTCCTCGGCCTACCGCAGTCCCGAGCAGCTGCCCGACGGCGAGGTGCTGGTCGTGGGCAGCGGGCAGTCCGGCGCGCAGATCGCCGAAGACCTGCACCTGGCCGGTCGCCGGGTGCACCTCGCGGTCGGCACGGCGCCGCGGGTCGCCCGCTCCTACCGGGGCCGGGACGTGGTCGCGTGGTTGGACGAGATGGGCTACTACCGGCGCGGGATCGAGGAGTTCGACGACTCGGACGCGATCCGGTTCCGGGTCAACCACTACGTCACGGGGCGCGACGGCGGGCGTGACATCGACTTGCGGGCGTTCGCGCGGAACGGGATGCGGTTGCACGGCAGGCTCGTCGGGGTCACCGGGGGTGTGCTGCGGTTCGCCGACGACCTCAAGGCCAACCTCGACAACGCCGACGCGGTGTCCGAGGGCATCAAGGACTCCATCGACGCGCACATAGCCCGACAAGGCGTCGACGCTCCGCGGGAGACTCGTTACACACCGGTGTGGGTGCCGCCCGGCGGTCCCGGGGAAGTCGACGCGGCAACGCTCTCCGCCGTCGTCTGGGCCACCGGCTTCGGCACCGACCACCGGTGGATCGAGGTGCCGGTCTTCGACGGCCGCGGCTACCCGACGCACGTGCGCGGTGCGACCAGCTGCCCCGGCCTGTACTTCCTGGGCCTGCCCTGGCAGCACACGTGGGGCTCGGGCCGGTTCTGCGGTGTCGGCGACGACGCCGAGCACCTGGCCCGCGAGATCACCCGGCCGCGGGTGGCGCCGTCGCCCGCCGAGGTCCGCTGGATCGCGGGCACCCGCACCGACACCTGGCCCCCTGACGACGACTGGACCGCGCCGCGCACCGTGGCCTGACCCGGAGGTGACCATGGTCTTCGACGCGCACCGACACCTCGGCGTGCTGCCGGCGCACCCGTTCTACGGGGGGCCGGCCGTGCGCCCCGACCGCAACGCCCGCGCCACCATCGCCGAGCTGATCGCCGACCTCGACGCGGAGGGCACCGAACGCGCGCTGGTGATACCCAACTACGGCGTGCCCGATCCGGCGATCGCGTTCTCCTTCAACGAGTTGTGCGTGGAGGCGGCGAGCGTGGACGACCGGATCCGGGCCGGGCTGTGGGTGTCGCCGCTGAGCCGCGACGCGGACCGCACCGAGGAGGCGTTGCGCCTGGTGGGCGAGCCGGGGGTCCGGGCGCTGAAGCTGAGCTTCCTGCTCGGCGGCAGGCCCACCGACCCGGCGTGCCGCCCCGGCCTGGACCGGATCTTCGCGGTGGCGGCCGAGCACGACCTGGTGGTGCACGTGCACACCTCGCCCGGGGCCGCGTCCGACGTCGACGAGGTCGGTCACCTCGTCGACTGGTACGGCGACCACGTCGCCGTGCACCTGGTGCACTTCGGCGGCGGCGCGAGCGGGCACATCAAGCTGGCCGGCTCGCGCTTCTTCGACTGGATCGACCGGGGCAAGCGCGTCTACACCGACCTGTCGTGGGCGATCGGCTTCGCGCCGCGCTGGCTCGCCGACGAGATCGACAAGCGCGGCACCGGGCACGACCGCGTGCTGTTCGCCAGCGACGAGCCGTGGGGCGACCACCCCGGTGAGTGCGCCCGCCTGCGCGCGGCGGTCGGGGACGGCGAGCTCGCCGACCTCGTCTTCCGCGACACGTTCGAAGAACTCTACGGCTGACAAGGAGTCGAGATGGCCGACCTGACCGAACTCGAGAAGCAGAGCCTCGACGAGATCCCCCACCCGTCGCTGCCCGAGGGCTCGTCCCTCTACGGCGGGACCAAGGTGTTCCCCGACTACCAGGCCGAGCCGGGAGAGGTGTACTTCACCCTCGTCCACGGCATCGCGCACGAGTCGTCGGTGAGCTTCGTGGCGATCCTGCAGGCGACCCGCGCGCTGCGCAAGGGCTTCGAGTCGGCGATCTACTTCTACGGTCCCGGTTCGCTGAACTGCCTGGCCACCCGGGGGTTCCCGACCACGGGCAACGCCGCCTTCCCCGGTGAGATGAACATCAACGACCAGCTCAAGACGTTCATCGCCGAGGGCGGCAAGGTGTTCTGCTGCCGGTTCGGCCTGTCGCTGCACGGCGCGCGGGAGGAAGACCTCATCGAGGGCGTCATCCCCACGCACCCGCTGGACGTGCAGGACGCGTTGATCCACTACGCGCGCAAGGGCGCGATCATCAACTCCACCTACATGTTCTAGGGGGTTCGTCGTGCGCGTTGGCACCGAGAACGACGTGATCACGGCGAGGGTCGGCATCGCCGTGCAAGGCGTGCGGGTGGACGCGCCCGTGCGACGGCCGCAGGGCGCGGGGCCCAGCGACGACGGGCACGTCCTGGTCGACGGTGCCAACGCAGCACTGCCCCGCAACCCCGACAGCCCCTACGAGGTGCGGGACGGCAGGATCTGGCACGGCGCGGTGGACACCGGGTTGTCGCTGACGGTGGTGCGCCGGCCGAGGTTCTACGACCTGGCGACCGCCGACGGCGTGCCGTACGAGCAGATCGCCCGGCTGCACGGCAAGGACGTGCTGGCGACGACCGTCGTGCAGACGTGCGTCCGGTACGCGGAGGACCAGCGGTGCCGGTTCTGCACGATCGAGGAGTCGTTGCGGTCGGGTGCGACGGTCGCGGCCAAGACACCCGCGCAGTTGGCCGAGGTCGCGTCGGCGGCCGTCCGGCTCGACGGCGTCCGGCAGATGGTGATGACGACCGGGACGACCTCCGGTCCCGACCGCGGTGCCCGCAACCTGGTGCGCGCGGTCCGGGCGGTGCTGGAGGCCGTGCCGGGGCTGCCGATCCAGGTGCAGATCGAGCCGCCGGGCGACCTGGGCGTGCTCGCCGAGCTGCGGGCGGCGGGTGCGACGGCGATCGGCATCCACGTCGAGTCGTTGGACGACGAGGTGCGCCGGCGGTGGATGCCCGGCAAGTCGACCGTGCCGCTGTCGGAGTACTGGGCGGCGTGGGACGAGGCGGTGCGGGTGTTCGGGTGGAACAAGGTGTCCACCTACCTGCTGATCGGCCTGGGCGAGGACGCCGATTCGATCGTCGCGGGCGCGGCGTCGTTGGTGGAGCGGGGCGTGTACCCGTTCGCGGTGCCGTTCCGGCCGATGGCGGGCACGTTGGCGCGGCGGGACGGCGTGGCGGGGCCGTCGGTCGAACTGGTCGCCGAGGTGACGTCGCGGATCGCCGGGCTGCTGCGCGCGGCCGGGATGACCGGTGCCGCCCAGGAGGCCGGGTGCGCGGCGTGTGGCGCGTGCGGGGTGTTGCGGGCGGCGGGCGGATGATCGCCTTCGACGGCACGCCCCGGGCGACCTCCGAGGTCGTCGCGCTGCTGGGTGAGCGGCCCGTGCGACCGGAGTTCCGGATCGAGCAGGCGGACGACGTCGTGGCTTACCGGGAGCTGCGCAGGCGCGTGTTCGTGGACGAGCAGGGGCTGTTCCCCGGAACCGACCTGGACGCGCACGACGAGGATCCGCGCACGGTCGTGCTGGTCGCGCGGGACGGGGACGGCCGGGTGCTGGGCGGGGTGCGGTTGCACCCCGCCCGGATCGACGGGCCGGACGTCGGCTGGTGGCGGGGCGGGCGGCTGGTGGTGGACCCGGCCAGTCGCGGCACGGCCGGGATCGGGCCCGCCCTGGTGCGGGCGGCGTGCGCCCGCGCGGAGGCCGCCGGGGCGTTGCGGTTCGACGCGACCGTGCAGGCGCGCAACGAGGTGCTGTTCACCAGGTTGGGGTGGACCCGGGTCCGGGACGTCGTCGTGGCCGGGCGTGCGCACGTGTTGATGCGGTGGCCGATCGGCCGCATCGCCGCGCTGGTCGCCGCCACCAAGCGCGACCTCGGGCGCCTGCTGCGCGGGCTGGACCCCGGCGGGGCCGGCTTCGTCGGCGACGACGGCGCTCCCGTGCCCGGCAGCGATCTCGTGGCGGCGTGCGACGCGATCGTGCCCTCGATGGTGGAGCGCTCACCCGAGTGGGCCGGGTGGTGCTCGGTGCTGGTGAACCTCAACGACCTGGCCGCGATGGGCGCGGAACCGGTCGGGCTGCTGGACGCGATCGGCGCGCGGGACGTGTCCTTCGCGTCCAGGGTCCTCGGTGGGCTGCGGATGGCGTGCACCGCCTACGGTGTGCCGGTCCTGGGTGGGCACACGCAGTTCGGCGTGCCCGCCGCGCTGTCGGTCACGGCACTGGGGCGGACCGCGCACCCGGTGCCCGCCGGTGGCGGGAAGCCGGGGCACCGGGTCCGGCTCACCGCCGACCTGGGTGGTGGTTGGCGGCCCGGTTATCAAGGTCGCCAGTGGGATTCCACGTCCACCCGCCGCACGCCCGAACTGCGCGCGATGCTCGGCTCGGTGGCCGTCGCGCGACCGAAGGCCGCCAAGGACGTGTCCATGGCCGGTGTGGTGGGCACGCTCGGGATGCTCGCCGAGGCCAGTGGCTGCGCCGCCGTGCTCGACGTGGCGGCGGTGCCGCGGCCGGCCGCGGCGAGCGCGGGCGACTGGCTCACCTGCTTCCCCGGCTTCGCCATGCTCACCGCCGACGAACCGGGCGCCCCCGCGCCACCCGCCGGCCCGGCGCGCAGCGCGGTGTGCGGCGAACTGGTCGCCGGGCGCGGTGTCGTGCTGCGCTGGCCGGACGGAGACGTCACCGAAGCTGTCACGGGCGCCGTGACGGGAATGGGGATCGCATGAGCGTCCTGCGCGTGGCCGCCGCGGCGGCGCCGTTCGACCGCGACCTGGAAGCGGATTTCGGCCGGGTGGCCGAGCTGGTCGAGGAGGCGAAGTCGGCCGGCGTCGGCCTGCTGGCGTTGCCCGAGGCGTGCCTGGGCGGTTATCTGTCCACCCTGGACGGGAGTGCGGAGGGTCCGCCCGCGTTGGCGTTGGACGGTCCGGAGATCGGCCGGCTGGCGGCGCTGGCCGGCGACCTGGTCGTCACCGCCGGGTACTGCGAACTGGCCGACGGCGTGCGCTACAACAGCGTCGTCTGCGTGAACGGTGACGGCGTGCTGGGCAACCACCGCAAGGTGCACCAGCCGTTGAACGAGAACGCCAGCTACGGCGCGGGTGACGGCTTCGCCGCGTTCGACACGCCGGTCGGCCGGCTGGGCATGATGATCTGCTACGACAAGGTCTTCCCCGAGTCGGCCCGCGCCCTGGCGCTGGACGGCGCGGAGATCGTGGTGTGCGCGTCGGCGTGGCCGGCCAGCCGCACGAACCCCGCCGCCGACCTGGCGCAGGACCGGTGGACCCGCCGGTTCGACCTGTTCGACCGGGCGCGGGCGCTGGAGAACCAGGTCGTGTGGGTGTCGTCGAACCAGTCCGGGCAGTTCGGCTCGCTGCGGTTCGTGGCCTCCGCCAAGGTGGTCGACCCCGGCGGTGAGGTGCTGGCGACCACCGGGGTCGCGGCGGGGGTGGCGGTGGCGGAGGTCGACGTGGCGGCGGCGTTGGAGGCGGCCCGCCGGTCGATGGGGCACCTGCGGGACCGCCGACCGGATGCCTACCGGCCGCCGGCCGCCGACCTCGCGCGGGCATGATGCACGCGTGAGCACCCTCCGCATCGGGGCCGCGGCGGCGGCGTTCGGCCGTGACCTCGACTTCGACCTGCGCCGCATCGGCACCCTCGTCGACCACGCCCGCCGGTCCGGCGTCGGCCTGCTGGTGCTGCCCGACGCCGCGCTCGGCGGCTACCTCGCCGACCTGCGGCACCCGGACCCCGACGCGCTGCCGCCGGCGTTGGAGCCGGACGGCCCGCTCATCGGGGAGGTCGCGCGGATGGCGGCGGAGATGGTGGTGTGCGTGGGGTACTGCGAGGCCGACGGCGACGACCGGTACAACAGCGCGGTGTGCGTCAACGGTGACGGGGTGCTCGGCAGGCACCGGAAGGTGCACCAGCCCGCGGGCGAGTCCATCGCCTACCGGGCCGGGGACGGGTTCACCGCGTTCGACACGCCCGTGGGCCGGCTCGGGATGCTCATCGACTACGACAAGACGTTCCCGGAGGCGGCCCGGTCGTTGGCACTGGGCGGGGCGGAGATCCTGGCGTGCCTGTCCGCGTGGCCCACCAGCATCACCAACCGCGCGCCGCGGATGGCGCAGGACCGGCAGTCCCGGCTGTTCGACCTGTACGACTGCGCGCGGGCGGCGGAGAACCAGGTCGTGCTGGCGTCGTCCAACCAGACCGGCGCGTTGGGCGGGATGAAGTTCCTCGGGCAGGCCAAGGTGGTCGGTCCGGGTGGCGAGGTGCTGGCGCGCACGTGGTCCAAGGCCGGGATCGCGGTGGCGGAGATCGATCCGGCGGCCGAGATCGCCAAGGCGCGGCGGGTGCTGAGCCACCTGGCCGAGCGGAAACCGGCGGCGTACGCGTGAAGGTCGCGCTGCTGACCTACTCGTCCAAGCCGCGCGGCGGGGTGGTGCACACGCTGGCGTTGGCGGAGGCGTTGGCTTCCGCCGGCGCGGACGTCACGGTGTGGACGTTGGGGCGCGGCGGGGACACCGGGTTCTTCCGGCCGGTGGACCCGCGGGTGGCGGTGCGGGTGGTGCCGTTCCCGGAGGTCGGGGGTGAGGGGGTCGGCGCGCGGATCCTGCGGTCGATCGCGGTGCTGCGGGAGGCGTTCGACCCGTCCGGGTTCGACGTCGTGCACGCGCAGGACTGCATCAGCGCCAACGCGGTGGACCTGTGCGTGCGGACGGTGCACCACATCGACCACTTCACGACACCGGAGCTGGCGGCGTGCCACGAGCGGGCGATCACCTCGCCGGTCGCGCACGTGTGCGTGTCCGGGGCGGTGGCCGGGGAGTTGGCGGACGGGTGGGGCGTCGCGGCCGAGGTGATCCCCAACGGGGTGGACGCGGCGCGGTTCGCCGGTGCGGAGCGGCGCGGGTGGGAGCACCTGGGGCGTTACGTGCTCGCGGTGGGCGGTATCGAGCCGCGCAAGGGGTCGATCGAGCTGCTGGATGCTTGTGCCTCGTTGCGGGCTCGACACCCCGATGTGCGGTTGGTGATGGCGGGTGGGGAGACGTTGTTCGACTACCGCGACTACCGGGCTCGCTGGGAGGAACGGGCGCGCGAGTCGGGAGTGGAGCCGGTCGTGCTCGGGCCGGTGGACCACGATGCCCTGCCGTCGTTGGTGGCCTCGGCGGCGGTGTTCGCGTTCCCCTCCACGAAGGAGGGGTTCGGGCTGGCGGCGATGGAGGCGTTGGCCGCCGGTGTGCCGTTGGTGGCGCGTGACCTGCCGGTGCTGCGGGAGGTGTTCGACGGCGCCGCGCGTTTCGCCGTCACGCCGGCGCAGTTCGCGGCGGCGATGGCCGAGGCTCTGGTCGACGGTGGTGCGTTCACCGAGGCCGGCAGGGCGCTGGCGGACCGCCACACGTGGGGGCAGGCCGCCCAACGCCACCTGGCGTTCTACCGATCGTTGTTCGACCGGGGTGTGCTATAGGCCCGGGTTCGCTCGGCGGCGGGGGTCGGCTCCTCCTGCGCGGGAGGGGTCTCGCGAGCGGGCGGTGTCGCTCAGCGCGACGTCCGCGCCCGCACGCGGAAGTCCGCGATGGCGGCGGTCAGGAACAGGGTGGTGACGGCGGCCAGGGCGAGCATCAGGCCGTTCGGCGGCAGCAGGTTCAGCGCGGCGCTGCCGATCAGCGGGCCGATGAGGCTGCCCAGCGCCCACAGCACGGTGGCGCCGGCGTTGGCGTCGACCAGTTCGCCGTCGGTGAAGTCCTGGCCGATGCGCACCAACCCGAGCGTGTAGACGCCGCCCGCCGCGCCGCCCAGCACCACCAAGGCGGGCCACATCAGCACCGCCACGTCCAGCAGCACGGGCATGCCCAACGCCAGCACCAGCACGACCACCGCGCACCCGAGGTGCAGTCGGCGGCGGTCGACGTGGTCGGCCCACCAGCCCAACGGCACCTGCAGCAGGGCGTCACCGGCGAACACCGCGCCGACCATGAGCACGGCGATCGCCTCGGTGTGCCCGTGTGCGATGCCGTACAGCGGCAGCAGCGCCAGCACCGCGCCGTCGAAGAAGGAGAACATC
This portion of the Saccharothrix syringae genome encodes:
- a CDS encoding MSMEG_0567/sll0787 family protein — its product is MRGVWRVRGVAGGGRMIAFDGTPRATSEVVALLGERPVRPEFRIEQADDVVAYRELRRRVFVDEQGLFPGTDLDAHDEDPRTVVLVARDGDGRVLGGVRLHPARIDGPDVGWWRGGRLVVDPASRGTAGIGPALVRAACARAEAAGALRFDATVQARNEVLFTRLGWTRVRDVVVAGRAHVLMRWPIGRIAALVAATKRDLGRLLRGLDPGGAGFVGDDGAPVPGSDLVAACDAIVPSMVERSPEWAGWCSVLVNLNDLAAMGAEPVGLLDAIGARDVSFASRVLGGLRMACTAYGVPVLGGHTQFGVPAALSVTALGRTAHPVPAGGGKPGHRVRLTADLGGGWRPGYQGRQWDSTSTRRTPELRAMLGSVAVARPKAAKDVSMAGVVGTLGMLAEASGCAAVLDVAAVPRPAAASAGDWLTCFPGFAMLTADEPGAPAPPAGPARSAVCGELVAGRGVVLRWPDGDVTEAVTGAVTGMGIA
- a CDS encoding helix-turn-helix transcriptional regulator → MTTPAHSSFATADPEQVHALMRDSYADNHLRISGVKDDFHFRHSHWAAGQMSADTMSNTLTIELDMTPLDRVWIVAVSRSTIEIEVDHVVRQYGVGDVFMSAPPGVEYRTSFSDYANGNVGLPLSVFAEVTGEQAFDPTSRLRLDPMPPDAARLWRQTVNFVTGTVLADPRAAANPLIVGNAQRLLAATALHGYGLEPPETADTRRDATPASVRRAIAFIEANPDLDISVADIARAGYVSVRALQLAFRRHLNTTPMRYLRRVRLDLARTDLQAAHPADGTTVTDVALRWGYVDLSRFAAAYHAAYGEHPHVTLRRLHG
- a CDS encoding carbon-nitrogen hydrolase family protein, whose amino-acid sequence is MSVLRVAAAAAPFDRDLEADFGRVAELVEEAKSAGVGLLALPEACLGGYLSTLDGSAEGPPALALDGPEIGRLAALAGDLVVTAGYCELADGVRYNSVVCVNGDGVLGNHRKVHQPLNENASYGAGDGFAAFDTPVGRLGMMICYDKVFPESARALALDGAEIVVCASAWPASRTNPAADLAQDRWTRRFDLFDRARALENQVVWVSSNQSGQFGSLRFVASAKVVDPGGEVLATTGVAAGVAVAEVDVAAALEAARRSMGHLRDRRPDAYRPPAADLARA
- a CDS encoding MSMEG_0565 family glycosyltransferase; translated protein: MKVALLTYSSKPRGGVVHTLALAEALASAGADVTVWTLGRGGDTGFFRPVDPRVAVRVVPFPEVGGEGVGARILRSIAVLREAFDPSGFDVVHAQDCISANAVDLCVRTVHHIDHFTTPELAACHERAITSPVAHVCVSGAVAGELADGWGVAAEVIPNGVDAARFAGAERRGWEHLGRYVLAVGGIEPRKGSIELLDACASLRARHPDVRLVMAGGETLFDYRDYRARWEERARESGVEPVVLGPVDHDALPSLVASAAVFAFPSTKEGFGLAAMEALAAGVPLVARDLPVLREVFDGAARFAVTPAQFAAAMAEALVDGGAFTEAGRALADRHTWGQAAQRHLAFYRSLFDRGVL
- a CDS encoding carbon-nitrogen hydrolase family protein produces the protein MSTLRIGAAAAAFGRDLDFDLRRIGTLVDHARRSGVGLLVLPDAALGGYLADLRHPDPDALPPALEPDGPLIGEVARMAAEMVVCVGYCEADGDDRYNSAVCVNGDGVLGRHRKVHQPAGESIAYRAGDGFTAFDTPVGRLGMLIDYDKTFPEAARSLALGGAEILACLSAWPTSITNRAPRMAQDRQSRLFDLYDCARAAENQVVLASSNQTGALGGMKFLGQAKVVGPGGEVLARTWSKAGIAVAEIDPAAEIAKARRVLSHLAERKPAAYA
- a CDS encoding amidohydrolase family protein; the protein is MVFDAHRHLGVLPAHPFYGGPAVRPDRNARATIAELIADLDAEGTERALVIPNYGVPDPAIAFSFNELCVEAASVDDRIRAGLWVSPLSRDADRTEEALRLVGEPGVRALKLSFLLGGRPTDPACRPGLDRIFAVAAEHDLVVHVHTSPGAASDVDEVGHLVDWYGDHVAVHLVHFGGGASGHIKLAGSRFFDWIDRGKRVYTDLSWAIGFAPRWLADEIDKRGTGHDRVLFASDEPWGDHPGECARLRAAVGDGELADLVFRDTFEELYG
- a CDS encoding MSMEG_0568 family radical SAM protein — protein: MRVGTENDVITARVGIAVQGVRVDAPVRRPQGAGPSDDGHVLVDGANAALPRNPDSPYEVRDGRIWHGAVDTGLSLTVVRRPRFYDLATADGVPYEQIARLHGKDVLATTVVQTCVRYAEDQRCRFCTIEESLRSGATVAAKTPAQLAEVASAAVRLDGVRQMVMTTGTTSGPDRGARNLVRAVRAVLEAVPGLPIQVQIEPPGDLGVLAELRAAGATAIGIHVESLDDEVRRRWMPGKSTVPLSEYWAAWDEAVRVFGWNKVSTYLLIGLGEDADSIVAGAASLVERGVYPFAVPFRPMAGTLARRDGVAGPSVELVAEVTSRIAGLLRAAGMTGAAQEAGCAACGACGVLRAAGG
- a CDS encoding MSMEG_0569 family flavin-dependent oxidoreductase — translated: MVEQDELDGVHLPVVVVGGGQAGLSMSHRLGERGVEHVVLEKNTAGGEWSSRRWDSFCLVTPNWQCRLPGFPYSGDDPHGFMGREEVAAYLRDYVRSFGPPLREGVEVTRLRRTGKGFQLTTTSGVLTADQVVLATGPYQVPRIPRLAERVPETVLQVHSSAYRSPEQLPDGEVLVVGSGQSGAQIAEDLHLAGRRVHLAVGTAPRVARSYRGRDVVAWLDEMGYYRRGIEEFDDSDAIRFRVNHYVTGRDGGRDIDLRAFARNGMRLHGRLVGVTGGVLRFADDLKANLDNADAVSEGIKDSIDAHIARQGVDAPRETRYTPVWVPPGGPGEVDAATLSAVVWATGFGTDHRWIEVPVFDGRGYPTHVRGATSCPGLYFLGLPWQHTWGSGRFCGVGDDAEHLAREITRPRVAPSPAEVRWIAGTRTDTWPPDDDWTAPRTVA
- a CDS encoding MSMEG_0572/Sll0783 family nitrogen starvation response protein; the protein is MADLTELEKQSLDEIPHPSLPEGSSLYGGTKVFPDYQAEPGEVYFTLVHGIAHESSVSFVAILQATRALRKGFESAIYFYGPGSLNCLATRGFPTTGNAAFPGEMNINDQLKTFIAEGGKVFCCRFGLSLHGAREEDLIEGVIPTHPLDVQDALIHYARKGAIINSTYMF